Proteins from one Ricinus communis isolate WT05 ecotype wild-type chromosome 9, ASM1957865v1, whole genome shotgun sequence genomic window:
- the LOC8277585 gene encoding zinc finger CCCH domain-containing protein 18 isoform X1 — protein MDFSEHTRVVFNKIKKIEPENVTKIIGYLLLQDGSDQEMINLAMSPDVVIQDVIYKAKAELNQLALKSAATPLSPSMNSPPAVSEFSSQFRAFSPVSSRSYLSPQHFRVPSTYWESQVASKHSSDFVPMTYQDSMTELQNQAQFLSLEDQLESVNLGNAGFPSDLFYSDAALGSFRARAGRRYSSLNENSMKICHYFNKGYCKHGSNCRYFHGQISDSFPRTFDAINEDQIFSPGSLEKLELEIIELLKSRKGNPVSIASLPMLYYEKYGKVLQADGYLTESQRHGKAGYSLTKLLARLKNSIRLIDSRPHGQHAVILAEDVPKYMENRGDRNDPGPIVSGSRQIYLTFPAESTFTEDDVSNYFNKFGPVEDVRIPCQQKRMFGFVTFESADTVKIILAKGNPHFVCNARVLVKPYREKSKLIDRKFQERIEPSMYFSSHYVDMDAELHSMSRGYETSRLLRKQLLEEQEQALELERRQRLAELRIRKPVSHHSYFDYPMDGFKVSEDNFELPYHVLDFINGSGNDDKIRHIETNYADQDSQGLNLPESPFASAIPSSISTII, from the exons ATGGATTTTTCAGAGCATACAAGAGTTgtctttaataaaatcaagaaaatagaaCCGGAGAATGTAACAAAGATTATTGGATATCTTTTATTACAAGATGGAAGTGACCAAGAAATGATTAATCTCGCCATGAGTCCTGATGTGGTGATTCAAGATGTGATTTACAAGGCTAAAGCAGAACTGAATCAATTAGCTCTTAAATCAGCTGCCACTCCACTCTCACCATCAATGAATTCACCGCCTGCAGTTTCAGAGTTTTCCTCACAGTTCAGAGCCTTCTCACCTGTTTCATCTAGGTCTTATTTGTCCCCGCAACATTTTCGGGTTCCATCCACCTACTGGGAATCTCAGGTTGCATCTAAGCATAGTTCAGATTTTGTGCCAATGACTTATCAAGATTCTATGACTGAACTCCAAAATCAAGCTCAATTCTTGAGTTTAGAGGATCAATTAGAGTCCGTCAATTTGGGAAATGCAGGATTTCCAAGTGATCTTTTCTATTCGGATGCTGCATTGGGTAGTTTTCGTGCTAGAGCAGGTCGGCGGTATTCAAGCCTAAATGAAAACTCAATGAAGATTTGTCACTATTTCAATAAGGGTTATTGTAAGCATGGAAGTAACTGTAGGTACTTTCATGGACAAATTTCGGATAGCTTCCCTCGAACATTTGATGCTATCAATGAGGATCAAATTTTCTCACCAGGATCACTTGAAAAGTTAGAGTTGGAAATTATTGAGCTCttaaaatcaagaaaaggaaatcctGTTTCAATTGCTTCTCTGCCAATGCTATATTACGAGAAATATGGAAAAGTTCTTCAAGCTGATGGTTACCTCACAGAGAGCCAGAGACATGGCAAAGCTGGTTACAGTTTGACTAAGCTTCTCGCTAGATTGAAAAACAGTATTCGGCTGATCGACAG CAGACCTCATGGTCAGCATGCAGTAATCTTGGCAGAAGATGTTCCAAAGTACATGGAGAATCGCGGTGATAGAAATGACCCTGGTCCAATCGTTAGTGGATCGCGACAGATATATCTAACATTTCCAGCTGAAAGCACTTTCACAGAAGATGATGTATCCAATTACTTCAA CAAATTTGGACCAGTTGAGGATGTAAGAATTCCCTGCCAGCAGAAACGTATGTTTGGCTTTGTTACCTTTGAAAGTGCAGACACTGTGAAGATAATTTTAGCTAAAGGAAATCCTCATTTTGTTTGCAATGCTCGGGTACTTGTGAAACCTTATAGGGAAAAATCAAAGCTTATTGACAG GAAGTTTCAGGAGAGGATTGAGCCGTCAATGTATTTCTCTTCTCACTATGTAGATATGGATGCTGAGCTTCATTCAA TGTCAAGAGGATATGAGACCTCAAGGCTGCTGAGGAAGCAGCTTTTGGAAGAGCAGGAGCAGGCTCTTGAACTTGAGAGGAGGCAGCGTCTGGCAGAGCTGCGAATTCGGAAGCCTGTGTCCCATCACTCCTATTTTGACTACCCTATGGATGGGTTTAAAGTATCAGAAG ATAATTTCGAATTGCCATATCATGTGCTTGATTTCATCAATGGCTCAGGAAATGATGATAAGATCAGGCATATAGAGACAAATTATGCAGATCAGGATAG TCAAGGACTGAACTTACCGGAGAGCCCATTTGCATCTGCAATACCTAGCAGCATTTCTACAATCATATAG
- the LOC8277585 gene encoding zinc finger CCCH domain-containing protein 18 isoform X2 produces MDFSEHTRVVFNKIKKIEPENVTKIIGYLLLQDGSDQEMINLAMSPDVVIQDVIYKAKAELNQLALKSAATPLSPSMNSPPAVSEFSSQFRAFSPVSSRSYLSPQHFRVPSTYWESQVASKHSSDFVPMTYQDSMTELQNQAQFLSLEDQLESVNLGNAGFPSDLFYSDAALGSFRARAGRRYSSLNENSMKICHYFNKGYCKHGSNCRYFHGQISDSFPRTFDAINEDQIFSPGSLEKLELEIIELLKSRKGNPVSIASLPMLYYEKYGKVLQADGYLTESQRHGKAGYSLTKLLARLKNSIRLIDRPHGQHAVILAEDVPKYMENRGDRNDPGPIVSGSRQIYLTFPAESTFTEDDVSNYFNKFGPVEDVRIPCQQKRMFGFVTFESADTVKIILAKGNPHFVCNARVLVKPYREKSKLIDRKFQERIEPSMYFSSHYVDMDAELHSMSRGYETSRLLRKQLLEEQEQALELERRQRLAELRIRKPVSHHSYFDYPMDGFKVSEDNFELPYHVLDFINGSGNDDKIRHIETNYADQDSQGLNLPESPFASAIPSSISTII; encoded by the exons ATGGATTTTTCAGAGCATACAAGAGTTgtctttaataaaatcaagaaaatagaaCCGGAGAATGTAACAAAGATTATTGGATATCTTTTATTACAAGATGGAAGTGACCAAGAAATGATTAATCTCGCCATGAGTCCTGATGTGGTGATTCAAGATGTGATTTACAAGGCTAAAGCAGAACTGAATCAATTAGCTCTTAAATCAGCTGCCACTCCACTCTCACCATCAATGAATTCACCGCCTGCAGTTTCAGAGTTTTCCTCACAGTTCAGAGCCTTCTCACCTGTTTCATCTAGGTCTTATTTGTCCCCGCAACATTTTCGGGTTCCATCCACCTACTGGGAATCTCAGGTTGCATCTAAGCATAGTTCAGATTTTGTGCCAATGACTTATCAAGATTCTATGACTGAACTCCAAAATCAAGCTCAATTCTTGAGTTTAGAGGATCAATTAGAGTCCGTCAATTTGGGAAATGCAGGATTTCCAAGTGATCTTTTCTATTCGGATGCTGCATTGGGTAGTTTTCGTGCTAGAGCAGGTCGGCGGTATTCAAGCCTAAATGAAAACTCAATGAAGATTTGTCACTATTTCAATAAGGGTTATTGTAAGCATGGAAGTAACTGTAGGTACTTTCATGGACAAATTTCGGATAGCTTCCCTCGAACATTTGATGCTATCAATGAGGATCAAATTTTCTCACCAGGATCACTTGAAAAGTTAGAGTTGGAAATTATTGAGCTCttaaaatcaagaaaaggaaatcctGTTTCAATTGCTTCTCTGCCAATGCTATATTACGAGAAATATGGAAAAGTTCTTCAAGCTGATGGTTACCTCACAGAGAGCCAGAGACATGGCAAAGCTGGTTACAGTTTGACTAAGCTTCTCGCTAGATTGAAAAACAGTATTCGGCTGATCGACAG ACCTCATGGTCAGCATGCAGTAATCTTGGCAGAAGATGTTCCAAAGTACATGGAGAATCGCGGTGATAGAAATGACCCTGGTCCAATCGTTAGTGGATCGCGACAGATATATCTAACATTTCCAGCTGAAAGCACTTTCACAGAAGATGATGTATCCAATTACTTCAA CAAATTTGGACCAGTTGAGGATGTAAGAATTCCCTGCCAGCAGAAACGTATGTTTGGCTTTGTTACCTTTGAAAGTGCAGACACTGTGAAGATAATTTTAGCTAAAGGAAATCCTCATTTTGTTTGCAATGCTCGGGTACTTGTGAAACCTTATAGGGAAAAATCAAAGCTTATTGACAG GAAGTTTCAGGAGAGGATTGAGCCGTCAATGTATTTCTCTTCTCACTATGTAGATATGGATGCTGAGCTTCATTCAA TGTCAAGAGGATATGAGACCTCAAGGCTGCTGAGGAAGCAGCTTTTGGAAGAGCAGGAGCAGGCTCTTGAACTTGAGAGGAGGCAGCGTCTGGCAGAGCTGCGAATTCGGAAGCCTGTGTCCCATCACTCCTATTTTGACTACCCTATGGATGGGTTTAAAGTATCAGAAG ATAATTTCGAATTGCCATATCATGTGCTTGATTTCATCAATGGCTCAGGAAATGATGATAAGATCAGGCATATAGAGACAAATTATGCAGATCAGGATAG TCAAGGACTGAACTTACCGGAGAGCCCATTTGCATCTGCAATACCTAGCAGCATTTCTACAATCATATAG